The Alkalihalobacillus sp. TS-13 genomic interval CGTTTTACATCCAAATTGTGACAAATAGCGGCGAGAGGCTTACGAAAGTCCACTTTTCTTTTTCGACAGGTGTCTCAGTTCCAAAACAGAAGGTCGTCCCCAACCCTCATGCCTTACATCAATTTCGCTTGGACTTTTGAAGCAAACTCCCTCTCCCCTTTCGTGCATGTCTGACTTTCCCAACTGACAAGCTCGCATAACAGCGCGCGAAGTGAATCAAGAGTATCCCATAAATATCGACTCATGTAAAAAGCCTCCTTTAAAGCGAAAATTGGTAAGCCGCCCCTTTAAAAAACAAAGCTTATGATAGAAAACCGCTTATCTATTCGAAAGTTTAAACCGATAAAACAGCATACAGAATATAAAAAATCCTACTCCATAATAAAGTCCGATGCGCTGAGTTGGGTCAAACGCCAAGAATACGAGAATGAACGAGCAAAAAGCGAGACAGAACAATGGAAGGAAAGGATACAACGCAACTTTGAATTTCAAATCGTCCAATTTTCCGCCTTCTTTCAAAAATGTGCGACGGAACATAAACTGGGACATAGCGATCCCCATCCACGAGATCGTAACTGCCATCCCCGCAATCGACATAAGCAGGACGAACACAGTATCCGCTTCCATGAAGCTAGTTAACAATGACAAGAGCGAGAAGAGCATCGTGAACACCAATGCTGTAAACGGAACTTTCCGTTTGGAAAGGCGGCCGAAAATCTTAGGTGCCATCCCTTCATGCGCCATCGACCATAGAAGCCGTGTTGATGCGTATATACAAGAATTCCCGACAGAAAGGATCGCCGTCAAAATGACAAAATTCATGATGTCCGCTGCAAAAGGGACACCGGCGATTTCCATCATCGTCACAAACGGGCTTTTAAGCAGGCCGATTTCTGATGCAGGAAAAATAGCTGACAACACTACCATCGAGGCAATGTAGAACACGATAATCCGTATCAGCACATTCCGGATCGCACGCGGGATATTTTTTTCCGGGTCTTCACTTTCCCCAGCTGCAATTCCGAGCAGTTCGGAACCTTGATAAGAAAATATGACATTCATCATCGTGATGAACACAATTGCGATCCCTGCTGGGAATAATCCCGAAGGCGCTAAATTTTCAAAAAAGGGGGTCGGGCGGTCATTTAATGGGATCAATCCAAAAATCGCTGCAAAACCGATGATGAGAAACGCAATGACAGCAACAACCTTGATCCCTGCGAACCAATATTCAGCCTCGGCAAAACCACGGGTCGTCAGGGCATTGAGTAAAAAAAGCATCGCAATGAAAATCGTACACCAGATCCAGACAGGGCTATCCGGAAACCAATGCTGCATCAGGATCCCCGCTGCCGTAAATTCCACACCGGCTGTAGCGGCCGAGCCGACGAAATACATCCAGCCGAGCGAAAAGCCGACAGATGGACTGATGAATCGTGAAGCATAGGTCTGGAATGATCCGGTTACAGGCATATAAACTGCCAGCTCCCCTAGACAAACCATGACCATGTACAAAATTAACCCACCAAATAAGTAGGCAAGTAAGGCCCCTCCAGCTCCAGCTTGGTTGATTGTAAACCCTGCATTTAGAAAAAGCCCTGTACCGATTACACCACCGAGCGACAGCATGAACAAATGACGGCTCTTCATGGCACGATTTAATCGGTTGTGCGTTTGACCTCGATCCACTTCATCCTGTTTTTGAACCTGTTCCAACAATTCAATCCCACCTTTCTACCCCTCAAATAGAAATATTGATCAATCTTAAAAACGTAACGATAGGCAGCTTAAACCGCCGTCCTGTTTCTGGAATTCGGACATTTCCAGTTCAATCGTTTCAAATCCGGCATTATTGATCTGGCGCTTTGTCTCCTCGTATCCTTTTGGAATGATGACATAGTCATTGACACGTATACAGTTGGCCGAATATTGTTCTTCAGGTGGAACAGTGATTTTTTCATATTGTTGAAATTCTGGATGATCAAGGAATTCACCCGCAGCTACGATCAACTCCTTTCCAAGATAGGAGATACCTGTTTTAAGATGGAAGAACTCCTTTAAGGGAACGATCGTCCCTTTATAGCCCTCTGACTCCAAGATATCTTTCAATTGACGTGCACCTTCTTCATTCGTACGGTCGGAAATACCGATATAAAAGTGATCTTCTACTTGGAGGATGTCCCCACCATCCAACGTTCCGGGCATTTTTATGTAATGGAATTTACCATAGAATTTTTGAAGAGTCGTTTCGATTTCTCCCGTTTCCCCGTTTCGGGATGCAGTCCCCGGGTTCGAGATCACAGCGAATTCCGGTGTCAGGACAGCGGTATCCTCTACAAAAGTCGAATCCGGAAAATCCTCATTGGCTGGCAAATACGTAACGGAAACGCCGCATTTTTTCAAAGCTTCTACATAAGCTGCATGCTGTTCTAACGCTTTTTCATAAATAGGTGTTCCAAGGTCGGATGTGGTCAATCCCTTCACGTAACTTTTCCCTGGTTTCTTAACAATGACATTCTTATACATTACTTATTCCTCCAATACTTTAATTACGCACGACTGGGCATGTTAGACAAGTCGGCCCACCGGTGCCTTTATAGCTGATTTCGTATCCTTTGTACTCATAAACCGTAGCTCCCGCGTTAAGCAGCTGCTTTTTCGTCGAACGGGTCCCCTCAACGATCATACAGACACGTGGAGCCAATGCAAGTACATTACAACCAAGGTTCTGGTATTCATCTTCCGGAACTTCGATCAAGCGGATACCACGATTGATCAAAAGCTCCCTGAAAAATACAGGTATCAGCCGTGAATACACGACCGCAAGATTTTCATCCACCAAACTGATGAGCGACATAAGATGGAGACACTCTTCCTCACCATTGTCATGCGTAAGAGGGACAACGATGAATTCATCAACTTGATGGGCAGTCATTTCCCTTAATTGGCGGATCGCTTCATCGTTTGTACGGTAACCCCGTCCAACAACAAGTGTCCTGTCGTCAAGCCAGACGATATCACCGCCATCGGCAACAGCATCTCCTGTCAATTCACCGATTATCGGGATATTCTTATCTGTGAGAAACCTTCTGTATGACTCTGTTTCAGGCTGTCTTGAACGTTTCCCAGATTTTAAAAGGATCGCTCCTTCTTTCGTGAACTTGACAGGATCATGTGCATAGAGGGAATCCAAACCCACTTCAGAGGATGCAGGCAAATAATCGATGTTCGGGACATGCTTTGCCAAAATCAAAATGAAATCTTGATATTCACGTAGTGCTTCATTGAAGTCGGGCTCCTCGATGTAATTGAACAATTCCCATTGCTTGCTGACATTCTCCTGGCTGATGAATGCTTCTTTTGGATGCTTTACAATCACACGTTCCAACGATCTGAACATGGATGAACAATATGTCATATCTTCACCTCTTTCCGTTGAACGGAAAATAATTCCGTCAAAAGGAATTCATGTTATTAATATAAAGAACTGATAAATCGATGTCAATATATTTCTAATTGTTTGAATTTTCGGGTTTTTACTTCGAAAATGACAAAATGTATAATAGGAGTATTAGGGGGTGCTCCAATGCAATCAATCGATCGAGCAATGAGCGTAGTAAAAATACTGTCATCCAATTCAACGGAGAGCTGGCTATCCATTACAGAACTATCCAAAAAATGCGAACTTCCCGTCAGTTCCATGCACCGTCTGCTAAAATCAATGATCAAGCATGAAATGATCCAGCAAGACGAGCGGACCAAATTATATGGACTTGGTACGGTTTGGCTTGAATATGGCCTGCAAGTATATGACACGATGGATTATGTAAGCAAAATAAGACCCGAACTAGAAAGGCTTGTACACGAAGTAGAGGAAAGCGTCTATCTCAGCAAGCCTATAGGGACAGAGGCTCTCATCATCGAACGGATCGATTCCGAGAAAAGTTCAATTCGGGTATATGATCAACTTGGTATACGAATTCCGATGCATATTGGAGCGGCTAACAGAGTAATGCTCGCCAATATGCCCGAAAAACAAGCGGATACCATTATCGAGGAAGTCCTTCCTGAGCAGGAAAGACCGAAGCTTCGGGAGATTTTGAGTGAAACGAAGAAATTGGGTTATGGAGTCAGTCATTCGGAAAGAACGGAGGGGACATCTTCTGTTGCTGTACCGGTCCTGAGTCATTCAGGTAAAGCGGAAGGTGCCGTAAGCATCAGTTTCGTCAATTTCAACCTGACGGACAGCCGCCTTGAATTCCTGATTGAAAAAGTTGTAGAAACGGGTAAACGGATTTCTGCAAAATTAGGTTATCTGGGCTAGGTGAATGACCCCTCCTTAACACCCTTTCGGGATGTTTGAAGAAGGGGCTTTCTGTTTCGCAGACCGTTGCGTAGAGTGGTTTCCCACTGCGTCTTACATAATATCTCCACAGGCGTAGATTAAACTGTTCGGACACAACCTTGCCCTACAGTTCGTATGATTCTGTTTGTCACAAGTAATTCTTCTAATGCTTTTTGAAGGAAGTTTAGTGCTGTGTTTTGGTGTCTATCCAACACTGTTCCGCATTTTGTACAAATATGAGTACGAATAGAAAGTGACTTCTTCACACGGTTCCCACAATAGGAACAGTCTTGAGAAGTGTATTTTGGTTCTACTTTTTTCAGTAGTCCTCCATGCTTTTCGCCTTTATACAAAAGTATGTTTCGGAACATTCCCCAACCTGCATCCGAAATGGATTTAGATAACTTTCTAAATATCCGTCATATGCTTTATACGACCGTTCCTGGACTCATCATCGTACTTGGCGTTTACTGGTACCTGGGAAGGCAATTTACTTCCGATTTGGTTGATGCCGGGGAAATCGACGGTGTGTTGAATACGCTGCAGGATCAATTTCTTGTCACACCATGGCTTCTCCTGATCCCTGTCTTTGTTATTCTTCTTGTTTCCCGTAAGGTATCGGCTCTTCCAGCCCTTATTGCCGGTGTGATTCTTGGTTCATTGACCCATGTATTTGTGCTAGGCGGCTTCGCAGCGGATACTGTTAATTCTATGCAGGTCGGTTTTAGTATCGAATCAGGAAATGAACTGGTGGACGAGCTGATGAATCGTGGTGGAATTGATGAGATGATGTACACCATCTCTCTCATTTTAGTTGCAGCTATCTTTGGTGGTGTTATGGAGAATAGCTTCACGAAATGTGCCCCCCATCCTAACAAGCCTTTCAATGTCTCCCCTCCTTCTACTTCCAAAATCACCTGTCTGATTCGTTAAATTTCATAGATAGTTTCCATCTATGAAACAACTCCTTACTTCGGTTGGCAATAAATGGATTTTAGCCTGCACTAACCTTATTCCGTTTATTTATCTCATTGGTATAGTAACGCTTGAATGCTGTTGAAAATTCCTCACCACCTTCAATATGCTATAATAAAAATTAACAATCAAAGCTATCAATTCAGAAAATTAAGATAAAGAATGGAAAGATGGTATGTATGTATAGAATCGGAGTTGTTGGTCCTAGAACCTCTGTAGAACGGATGATTTCTATGGCGGAAGGGTTCGGGGAAGATGTAGAGTTTGTTCCTTATCCTTATGCTGAGTTTCAGGAGACACGTCAAATTGTTTCAAAACATGAACATGACGTGAATGTCTGGCTCTTTTCTGGTAAGCTTCCCTATATGATTGCGAAAAAAGTGCTAGATTCAGATGAACATTTGGTGTACACCCAGCACACGGAGGCTAGTCTTTATAAATGCTTTTTGAATATGGCTTTTTATCAGGGAAGCATTATGGACGAAGTAAGTATTGATGAGTTGATGGATAATGAACTGAATGAGACGTTGGAACAGTTGCGTTTACCATTGGGAAAAGTATATGTTAAAACCTATGATGTTGAAACAAATGCTGATGACTTGTTTCATTTCCATCTTGATTTATGGAATAAGAGGAAAATAAAAGGGGCAATTACCTACTTTGAGGGGGTCTATCAAAAATTAAAAACGGCTGGAGTTCCGGTTTATTGGTATACACCGAGTCGATTGGAAATCAGTCAGACACTTCGAGTTCTTGCGGAGAAAGTGAAAACCTTTTATTTTAAAGATACTCAAATTGGCGTAAAAATTATTGATATTGAATCCTTTGATAAAATTAAACAACAGGCGAAAAGGCCTTATGATCTCCAGTTCTTAGAATTGGAGTTGAAGAAGACTTTGATTCGGCTATGTGACCAATTAGATGGTTCTCTGATGGAAAAAGGGAACGGACGCTATGTGATTTTCAGCACAAGAGGAGCGATTGAGCGAGGGATCGGACTGGTGAAAGAAGCGGTTGAACAGTTAGCTCTTCATGCGGAAACGTTGGTAGCAGCAGGCATCGGATACGGAGAGACGGTGTTTTCTGCTGAAGTGAATGCACTTCTGGCCATTCAGCAATCGAAAGAAAAATCAAGCCGGGATATCATCATTGTTCAAGAGGACGGAACGGTGATTGAATCAGTGGGGGAAGAAGAGTTGGTTTACTCTAACCTCATGAACGACGATAAAGTATTACATCGTCTCAAACAAGCAAATGTTAGCTTTAAGACATACAATAAAATGGTGGCTTTGATTAAAACAATAGGATGGACGAGCTTTACGACTAGTGATTTGGCTGCCCACCTCGGGTTAGAAGAGCGAAATACCCGAAGGATTGTGGCTTCGTTAAGTAATGTTGGATTATTTGAGTATATCGGTGAAAAGTCCTTATCAACACGTGGCCGGCCGAGTAAAATGTATCGATTAAGTTAAAGTAAATGAAAAGCATCATCGCAATGGCGATGATGCTTTTCATTTCTTTTGTTTTTTTATAAGTAGTTAGAGACTTAAAATTGGACCTCTCCCCTCTGAAATTAAGCATATAAAAGGTTATAGATAAAGTTATACTAACCGGAGCAACTTGTGTTTTAACCTTACTAAGATCTTTCCTGAAGAACTACTTTGTAGAGACAGGAATATTTTCGAAAAATTGTTTGAAAAAAATGAATTGTTTAAATATAATTAAGGGTAAATATCCTAAATGAACCCGAATTTAAGGTGAAAGGGCTGTTTTCTTATTTCTATTAACAACTAATTGGAGAAGGAAGAGGTGTGTTCATTTATTTATTAACAATCATTTTAAAGGGGTGTAGTGTATGGACCATATGGGGGTACTGTCTTTAATTCCTCCTATCATAGCGATTGTAATGGCTTTGTCTACAAGAAATGTCATTATTTCATTATTCCTAGGGTTGTTTTCAGGAATTCTGATACTGTCACATTTTAATCCATTAAACTCGGTTAAAACGGTGATTGGCGATTATTTCTTTTTGCAAATTACAGACAGCTATAACGCTGGAATCTTAGTACTGTTAGTTTTTATCGGTGGGTTTGTTGCACTTTTAGAAAAATCAGGAGGCGCGGCTGCTTTTGCTTCTAAGATTGCAGACGTGATAAAGAATCGAGTTCAGACTCAGCTTGCCGCATGGTTAGGTGGGATTGCGATTTTTTTCTCTGAGCTAGGAACACCGTTAATCATCGGGCCTGTTTTTGAACCGATTTTTGATAAAGCTAAGGTTTCAAGAGAGAAATTGGCTTGGATTATTGATTCAACGGCTTCGCCTGTCTCAGTGATGATTCCTTTTATTGGTTGGGGTGTGTATATCATAGGACTCATCAATACAGAATACGAACGTTTAAATATCACAGAATCAGGCTGGGATACCTTTATACAATCTATTCCTTATTATATTTATCCTATTTTAGCCGTTCTCATTGTTCCTTTAATCGTCATCACGAAGCTGGATTTTGGACCAATGGCTAAAGCAGAAAGGCGTGTTTTGGAAACAGGACAACTATTTTGGCCAGAATCGAAACCAATGCGTAAACCAGAAGTGTTCATGGAAATCAAGGAAAACAGCAGTAAACCGATTCTCGTTTGGTTTCCGATTCTCGTTTTATTAGTCACTATTGTCGGTTTGTTAATTCCACTTGGATTTCCATTTAAAAAAATTGATGGAAATGAATTTAGAATTGCCTTAACGACGGCATATTTATTTGCAGCGCTATCCCTTATTGTATTAATGACGCTATACAAAGTGAAAAAATTAGCTGAGTCCTTTGACATTTATTTTTCCGGTATGAAAAGAATGATGGATATTCTTATTATATTGGTACTTGCCTGGTCACTCGGTACAGTTCTTGACAAGATGGGAACAGCTAAATATATTGTTCAATTAATAGATGGAAATATCCCTCTGTTCCTGGTACCAGCCATAATATTTGTCGTCGGTGCTTGTATGTCCTTTGCAAATGGAACCTCATGGGGAACCTTTGCCATTATGCTTCCTTTAGCGATTCCGTTAGCTTTCCACCTTGATGTATCGATGTACGCATGTATAGGGGCTGTCATCTCAGGTGGAATATTTGGAGATCATTGTTCACCAATCTCAGATACAACAATCTTATCCTCAACCGGTGCAGGAACGGACTTTAAAGATCATAATAAAACCCAGGTTCCTATTGCCTTGTTTAATGCGGCCATATCGGTTATTGCCCTTGTGGTTGGGGGATTAGTTGGCTTCGAAACGACCATTTATATAGCAGTGACCTTAATGGTGGTCGGTGTGATTTTTCTTACTAAGTTCTACAATCGAAGAACACCATCGTCTCATGAAAATTATTTGGCATAAAAGATATTTGTTACTAGAGGAGGAGGTTACTTGTGAAGCTTTGGGGCGGGCGTTTCCGAAATGATGAAAATAAATTAATGGAAAGCTTTAATAGCTCACTTGCTATTGATAAAAGACTAGTCTGTGAAGATATTGCCGGCAGTCTGTCGCATGTAAAAATGCTTGTCGAGAGCAAAATTGTGACGGGCGAAGAAGGAAAGAAAATGATCGAAGGATTAAACTCAATTTTAGCCGATATTGAAAATAATAACCTGCTCATTGATGGAGAATATGAAGATATTCATAGTTTTGTAGAGGTGAATTTGATTAAGCGAATTGGTGAAACAGGTAAGAAGCTTCACACTGCAAGAAGCAGAAATGATCAAGTTGCAGTCGACATGCGCTTATATGCGAAAAAGAAATCGTCTGAAGTAATGGAAGCCATTGAATTACTTCAAAACCGTTTAAAAAAGAAAGCAAATGAAAATCCGGTGATCATGCCGGGGTACACCCATTTACAAAGAGCTCAGGTCGTCACGTTTAAACATCACCTGTTGGCCTATTATCAAATGATGGATCGAGATAAAAGGCGAATTCAGAATGCTATGTCGATCATGGATGAAAGTCCACTTGGGTGTGGAGCTTTAGCTGGTACGACCCATTATATTAATCGAGAGATTACCGCCAAAGCATTAGGTTTTAAGAAGCCTGTCGATAATTTCTTAGATGGGGTCAGCGATCGCGATTATTTGTTGGAATTAATGTCGTGCTTCTCCATCGTCATGATGCACCTCAGCAGGCTAAGTGAAGAGCTCATCCTATGGAGCAGTCAAGAGTTTCAATTTGTGGAAATCGATGACGCTTTTTCCACTGGAAGTAGTATTATGCCACAAAAGAGAAATCCTGATTCCGCAGAATTAATCAGAGGAAAAACCGGCCGGGTATATGGTTCATTACTTGCTTTATTAACAACCATGAAAGGATTACCTTTAGCTTATAATAAAGATATGCAGGAAGACAAAGAACCGTTTTTTGATTCACTAGATACCACACTGTCTTGCCTAGAGATCATGTCCGAAATCATTGCCACCTTGAAGGTGAACAAAAAAAACATGGAAAACGCAGTGAAAACCGGGTTCCTTAATGCCACAGACTTAGCCGATTATCTTGTGAAAAAAGGAGTCCCTTTCCGAGAGGCACATGGGGTAGTAGGCTCCATCGTTATTTACTGCGAGAACTATGAAAAGGGCATCGAAGATTTAACATTAGAAGAATTAAAATCTCTCTGTACAGTTATTGATGAAGATATTTATGAGTATATCAATTATCAAAAAAGCCTGAATAGGGGTATAAAAAGCAAGTTAGTAGAATAGATTTATATTCAAAGACCCATCGACTCGTATTTGATGGGTCTTTTCTTGTATTTTGTGAGGAAAGAACTAAGCACTAATGAAGGCAGAAGCAACGGATGAAGGTTATTTAGAGGCATCCTGCATGAAAGAATTTCTATTAAAAGGTGATAACCATGAAAACCGTAAAGGTACCTGCATTTTTACATGAATTATTTGGACAGAGAATATCTTTATTGGAGCTGTGGTTAACGGTTTTATTTTGTACAGGGATGACACTATCAATTTTGATATTGACTTACGGTGAGTGGCAGCATCTTTCATTTTGGCAAGTTATCATATTTACCATTTTGATAGTTGATATTACAGGTGGTGTCGTTGCAAACCTTTCCTTTTCGACCAATTCATACTATAAAATGAACTCCAATAGACGATGGATTTTTATTTTAATTCATGTCCAGCCCATTATAATTGCCTGGTTACTTGGAGGTTACTACATGGTCAGTTTCACTGTGTGGGCATTTACGATTGGATCTGCTTTTACCGTAAATACTATGATCAATCATGATGGACAGCGTACAATTGCCATATTTTTATCGGTTTCGGGAGTGAGTATGCTACTCTTATTGTCCGAAGCAGTCCCCAAAGTTTTACTTGCTGTATTATCTTTATATATGTTTAAAGTGATTTACTGTTTTGCCGTTGATCATTATGCTAAAAGCGAAAATAAGTGATTGTATTCCGTCTTGGTTTAAGACTTTTTTCAAACTATTAATTCCTACAATTTTAGGGGTTGAGAGCTTTTTATCAAATTTCCAAATCACTGATTACACATGAGGATCGACAAAGGGTTTACCTGGACCCCGCCACCCGAGCGAAAGTTCATTAACAATATCACTAATTTAAATAACTAATTGCAGACAAAATCCCGGGATTGGTTTTTCTTCTCCAGTAAGTTCGGTTATTTTATAGAAAATTTCACGTTTGATTTCATCATTTTCTAAGATTACTGGAGTTATCAAATGTTTTTGTGTAAGTTGGTAAGTTATCATGATTGCCATCTACATCAAACTCTTTACCCGAAATTCTTTGTGATTTTCTCAGTGTAAGTATTTTTAATTTACTTAAATAAGTACTCAAGAACAAAAGAAGTCTATTTACGACAAATTAACCCGGTATATAAAAGGATCATCTTGTGACAAACTAATAGTAAGACTTTTTAAACGGGGTGGAGTTTCGATGAAAACTATTTTTTCTCTTAAAGTATCTTCCCATCGTTTTGGTTTATCAAGTTTAATAGAACTTTACAAGTTCTGCCAAAGTTGTTCCAGTAGCATCTATATTTATGTGAAAGATAAAAGTTGCAAGGTCGAACATTTGCCAAGCCTAGTTTCGTTTATGATAAGTCTTGAATATCGGGATCTTATGATTGTTGTTGAAGGAGAAAATTCGCTGGAAGATAGAGAGCTTCTTGAAGAGTTAATAAAAAAATCGAATGATCCTATTAAAGCTAGAACTTTACAGTGAGCGGGTTAAATTCAAAAGTTAAATAAATAAACCTACAAAACCAGGAATAAATGTACACCTACCATTCTTTTTACCTAAAAAATCAGTACTTTCTGATCCCAATCTTTTTTGATTTTTACAAATAAACCATACATTGGCTATTATGA includes:
- a CDS encoding amino acid permease, with the translated sequence MKSRHLFMLSLGGVIGTGLFLNAGFTINQAGAGGALLAYLFGGLILYMVMVCLGELAVYMPVTGSFQTYASRFISPSVGFSLGWMYFVGSAATAGVEFTAAGILMQHWFPDSPVWIWCTIFIAMLFLLNALTTRGFAEAEYWFAGIKVVAVIAFLIIGFAAIFGLIPLNDRPTPFFENLAPSGLFPAGIAIVFITMMNVIFSYQGSELLGIAAGESEDPEKNIPRAIRNVLIRIIVFYIASMVVLSAIFPASEIGLLKSPFVTMMEIAGVPFAADIMNFVILTAILSVGNSCIYASTRLLWSMAHEGMAPKIFGRLSKRKVPFTALVFTMLFSLLSLLTSFMEADTVFVLLMSIAGMAVTISWMGIAMSQFMFRRTFLKEGGKLDDLKFKVALYPFLPLFCLAFCSFILVFLAFDPTQRIGLYYGVGFFIFCMLFYRFKLSNR
- a CDS encoding dimethylarginine dimethylaminohydrolase family protein, which codes for MYKNVIVKKPGKSYVKGLTTSDLGTPIYEKALEQHAAYVEALKKCGVSVTYLPANEDFPDSTFVEDTAVLTPEFAVISNPGTASRNGETGEIETTLQKFYGKFHYIKMPGTLDGGDILQVEDHFYIGISDRTNEEGARQLKDILESEGYKGTIVPLKEFFHLKTGISYLGKELIVAAGEFLDHPEFQQYEKITVPPEEQYSANCIRVNDYVIIPKGYEETKRQINNAGFETIELEMSEFQKQDGGLSCLSLRF
- a CDS encoding dimethylarginine dimethylaminohydrolase family protein, encoding MTYCSSMFRSLERVIVKHPKEAFISQENVSKQWELFNYIEEPDFNEALREYQDFILILAKHVPNIDYLPASSEVGLDSLYAHDPVKFTKEGAILLKSGKRSRQPETESYRRFLTDKNIPIIGELTGDAVADGGDIVWLDDRTLVVGRGYRTNDEAIRQLREMTAHQVDEFIVVPLTHDNGEEECLHLMSLISLVDENLAVVYSRLIPVFFRELLINRGIRLIEVPEDEYQNLGCNVLALAPRVCMIVEGTRSTKKQLLNAGATVYEYKGYEISYKGTGGPTCLTCPVVRN
- a CDS encoding IclR family transcriptional regulator; translated protein: MQSIDRAMSVVKILSSNSTESWLSITELSKKCELPVSSMHRLLKSMIKHEMIQQDERTKLYGLGTVWLEYGLQVYDTMDYVSKIRPELERLVHEVEESVYLSKPIGTEALIIERIDSEKSSIRVYDQLGIRIPMHIGAANRVMLANMPEKQADTIIEEVLPEQERPKLREILSETKKLGYGVSHSERTEGTSSVAVPVLSHSGKAEGAVSISFVNFNLTDSRLEFLIEKVVETGKRISAKLGYLG
- a CDS encoding Na+/H+ antiporter NhaC family protein, with product MLYTTVPGLIIVLGVYWYLGRQFTSDLVDAGEIDGVLNTLQDQFLVTPWLLLIPVFVILLVSRKVSALPALIAGVILGSLTHVFVLGGFAADTVNSMQVGFSIESGNELVDELMNRGGIDEMMYTISLILVAAIFGGVMENSFTKCAPHPNKPFNVSPPSTSKITCLIR
- a CDS encoding Na+/H+ antiporter NhaC family protein, whose product is MDHMGVLSLIPPIIAIVMALSTRNVIISLFLGLFSGILILSHFNPLNSVKTVIGDYFFLQITDSYNAGILVLLVFIGGFVALLEKSGGAAAFASKIADVIKNRVQTQLAAWLGGIAIFFSELGTPLIIGPVFEPIFDKAKVSREKLAWIIDSTASPVSVMIPFIGWGVYIIGLINTEYERLNITESGWDTFIQSIPYYIYPILAVLIVPLIVITKLDFGPMAKAERRVLETGQLFWPESKPMRKPEVFMEIKENSSKPILVWFPILVLLVTIVGLLIPLGFPFKKIDGNEFRIALTTAYLFAALSLIVLMTLYKVKKLAESFDIYFSGMKRMMDILIILVLAWSLGTVLDKMGTAKYIVQLIDGNIPLFLVPAIIFVVGACMSFANGTSWGTFAIMLPLAIPLAFHLDVSMYACIGAVISGGIFGDHCSPISDTTILSSTGAGTDFKDHNKTQVPIALFNAAISVIALVVGGLVGFETTIYIAVTLMVVGVIFLTKFYNRRTPSSHENYLA
- the argH gene encoding argininosuccinate lyase; this translates as MKLWGGRFRNDENKLMESFNSSLAIDKRLVCEDIAGSLSHVKMLVESKIVTGEEGKKMIEGLNSILADIENNNLLIDGEYEDIHSFVEVNLIKRIGETGKKLHTARSRNDQVAVDMRLYAKKKSSEVMEAIELLQNRLKKKANENPVIMPGYTHLQRAQVVTFKHHLLAYYQMMDRDKRRIQNAMSIMDESPLGCGALAGTTHYINREITAKALGFKKPVDNFLDGVSDRDYLLELMSCFSIVMMHLSRLSEELILWSSQEFQFVEIDDAFSTGSSIMPQKRNPDSAELIRGKTGRVYGSLLALLTTMKGLPLAYNKDMQEDKEPFFDSLDTTLSCLEIMSEIIATLKVNKKNMENAVKTGFLNATDLADYLVKKGVPFREAHGVVGSIVIYCENYEKGIEDLTLEELKSLCTVIDEDIYEYINYQKSLNRGIKSKLVE